The genomic window GCGTGGCGGGGAGCGATGAGCCACTCGACGTCCAGGCTCACGCGCGCCTGAGTCAGCACGAGGGGATTGAACCTTAGGCCGTAGAAATGCCCGCGGTGCGACGGCGGCGGTTCGGGAGCGGGGCGTTCCACGTCCCGCGCCGGCGGGGACGGCTCCCGTGACGACCCGGCGGGCGGACGGCGGCGTGACGGCGGCGTCGCCGACGGTGGCGGGCTCGTCGTGGACGGCGGCGGCGCCGCGGGAGGGTTCGCCGAAAGCGGCGGCGGCGGCGGCGGCGGAAGATTCACCTGCGCCTCGGCGTCGCGACTGGTGGCGATGCCGATGGCGAGATGGAGCGAGGCGAAAACGACGACGCGACGCGATCGCCGGCGACGGGAAAATGTCCTATGGGAAAAGCGACGGTCCAGGCCCGAGAGCTTACCATCTTCCTCTCATGCCTCGCCCTCCCTCTCCCCCGTCCCGGCGCCGATCCTGGCGCCGGTCGTGTCTCGTCGCAGCGGTGCTCGCCGGCGCCCTTTCGGGAACGCGCACGGCGGCCGCTCAGGTGCGTTGGGACGCTTCGGCACAAGTGGGCGCAAGCAAGCGATTCCTCACGAGTGCCTTTGTCCAACCGCGCGTCGGCCCGGCCGCCCAGCTCGTCGGCCACATCGCGCTCTTGCCGCTCCTCCGCTTGGGAGCCTACGGCGGCTACGAGGTCTCCCCCGTTGGCGACGGGCCAGCACGCCGCATCGTTTCGCTCGGCGTGCGTGGAAAGGTCGACGCGCCGTGGGGGAGTCGCGTCTTGCACGGCTACGCCTTCGTCGGCGGCGGCTTCGCGTCGGTCTACGGCCCGAGCGCAACGGTGACCTTGCGGAGCGCGGGCATCGGCGGCGGAGCCCCCGTGACCGAGAGTGCGACCCTGCCCGGCGCCAGCGGCGCGCTGCTGGAGATTCCCTTGGGCGTCGGCCTCGCCGTGCGGCTCCGGAGGCCGTGGGAGCTGCTCTTCGAGCTTTCAGGGCAGGGCCTCTTTCGGTTTGGGAGGCGCTCTCTACGAAGGGCGCACTGCGACGTCACCGGTTCAGGGACTGCAGACCTTGGCCCCCATCGGCAACGACCGCTTCGGACTTCTCTTGACCGTCGGTCTGGGCATCGACCGGTGACAGGAGGGCGAAGAGCGGAAGGGCCCCCGCGAAACGCCGCGAGCGACGGGATTCCGCGGCGAATCCCGCGCTCACGAGGGCACCTCCTTGTGCTATCGATTGGGCTCCGAAACGGGGGCCTCGCGCGCCTCCCTCCGCGCCATTTCCGCCTCCTGCCCCCATGAGCAACGACCGCACAGTCTCGAGCACGGGCGCAGCGAGGTCGAGCGCCCGGCCTCCCGAGTCGCTCGTCGGGACGGTGATCCAGGGTCGGTACCGGATTGATCAGCTCGTGGGCGAAGGCGGCATGGCCGCGGTCTATCGCGCGCACCATCTCCACATGCGCAAGGACGTCGCCGTCAAGGTGCTCCACGCGGAGATGACCCGCATGCGCGAAGTGGTCCAGCGCTTCGAACGCGAAGCGATGGCCGCAGCGCACATCGAGCACCCGAACGTCGCTGCGGCAAAAGACTTTGGGCAGCTCGAAGACGGCTCCTTCTTTCTCGTGCTCGAGTTCGTCGACGGCAAGAGCCTTCGCGATCTCATCGCCGAGGGGCCGCTTCCCCTCGGGCGGGCGCTGCGCGTCCTTCATCAGATCGCCGCTGCGCTCCAAAGGGCCCACTCGCTGGGCATCGTCCACCGCGATCTGAAGCCAGAGAACGTCATGCTCGTCGAGCGCGAAGGCGAGACGGACTTCGTCAAGGTCCTCGACTTCGGCATCGCGAAGGTTCCCATTGGCGAGATCTCGGCCGACGGCGCGCCGCCGGGCACCGCGCTCACGCAGCTCGGCATGGTCTACGGCACCCCCGAGTACATGGCGCCTGAGCAAGCCCTCGGGCAAGCCGTCGACCCGCGCGCCGACATCTATTCACTCGGCGTCATCACGTTCGAGATGCTGGCCGGCGTGCGCCCCTTCGAGCACGCGAGCAAGGTGACGCTCCTCGGCATGCACGTGACAGCGCCGGTGCCGCGGATCGCAGACAAGGCTCCCCTGGTCGTCGTCCCCGAAGAGATCGAGGCGATCATCCGAAAGACCCTCGAAAAGGAAGCCGGCCACCGCTACGCCGACTCGAAGGAGTTGCTCGAAGCCATCGACGCCGTGTGGACCGGAGACTACGGCCCAACGATGAGCGTCGGCCCCCGCGGCTCGCTCGCCGGACGTCCAAGCACACCGCAGGCGGAAGCGCTCCCGGTTTCGGCACCTTTGCCAGGGGCGCCGGCCATCGTGACGGGACGCCAGCCGCCCATCTCGCCCCTGGTGCGCATGCGGGAGAACCTCCTGGTTCAGTACAGGGACAACCCTCGCCCCTTCGTCATCGGTGGCGCGGCGGCCTTCGCGAGCGTCGCGCTCTTGGTGCTCTTGGCGCGCGGGGGGAGCTCGCCAACCACGCCCACCACGCCGACCGCCCCGTCCTCGACGACCAACGCCGACACACCGCCAGCGACGAGCGACGGTGCGACCAACACGGCGCCGAGTGCGACCAGCAGCGCCAACCCCGATGTCGAAGCGCGAATCACCGCGGGCGTCGCAGCCATCGAGCGAGGTGACTACGGCACAGGCATCTCATCGCTTGCCGAACTCGAGAAGGACCTTGCGGGGCGGCCCGAGATCCATCGCGCTCTCGAGAAAGCGTACACGGCCACGCGCAAGCCCAAGGAAGCGCTCCGCCAAGCGGCGCTCTTGATCAAGGCCGACGGCCGAGCGGCAAACGATCTGAAGCTCGCGGAGAATGTTCGCAACGCGGCCGTTGGCCGCGACGCCGCGGACGACGCGTTCCTGCTCCTGGAGAGCGGCATGGGTACGATGGGCGGGGAGATCCTCTACGACATCGCCTACGGCGCGTCCGGCGCCCAATACCCGGCTGCCGCGGTCCGCGCGCAGAAGGCACTCCAGAAGGCTGACGCGCGCAAGATTGCCACGCCGGGCTTGCAGGTGACCCTCGAGCTGCGGGCAGCGGCGAGCTGCGAGGCCAAGCGCGCGCTCTTGGCGAAGGCGCGCGAGGTTGGTGACTCACGCACGGCGACCGTGCTGAAGCCGCATCTTTCAACGAGGGGCTGCGGGTTCGCCAACGCCCGAGACTGCTGGCCGTGCTTGCGTAAGGACAACATCCTTGTGCGAACCATTCAGGCCATCGAGGAGCGACAGCGATGAACCCGAAATCGATGTGGATGATTCTGCTTGCCGGCGCCCTTGGCGTCGCCGCCTACGCGGGGCTTCGGTCGCCGACGCCCGTGCCGGAGCCGGTCGCGGCGCCCCCCCCCGCGACGCCGGACAACCGCGGCGCCTTGCCGACGGGCCACCCGCCGATCCCCGGCGCGGGACCAGCGGGCGCCATGCCCGAGGGCCATCCGCCGATGGGAACGCCGGGGTTGCCGCAGGGTCACCCGCCAGTAGGACAGGGCGCGCCGCCGGTCGGAGCCGCGGCCGCACCGGCCGCCGGCGGCGACGAGACCGGCGCCGTCACGTGGACCAAGCCGGCACGCTGGCAAGACGCGCCAAACCCCAGCTCCATGCGCATGGCGACCTATCGCATTCCGAAGGCAGGAAGCGACGCGGAAGACGCCGAGATGAGCGTGAGCCGCGCTGGCGGCGGCACCGCCGCCAACGCCGAGCGATGGGTGGGCCAGTTCGACGAAGCGGGCCAGAAGAGCGCGAAGCGCAGCGAGCGAACGGTCGGCGGCTTCAAGACGACGATGGTCGAGGTCGAAGGCACCTTCGCCGCCGGCTCGATGATGGGCGGCGCCGCGGCGCCAAAGACGGGCTTCGCGCTCGTGGGCGCCATCGTCGAGACGCCAGGAATGGCGCACTTCTTCAAGCTCACGGGCCCGAGCGCCACCGTGAAGAGCGCCCGCGCCGAGGTCGACGCGCTGCTCCAAAGCATCAAGGCAAAATGATGCAAACGGCACGCATTCGAGGCGAGCCATGCCGCTGACGCTCGTCACCATCGCGCCCAGCCACTACTGCGAAAAGGCGCGATGGGCCCTCGACCGCGCGGGCATGCGCTACGAAGAGCGGCGCCACATTCCGCTCCTTCACTACGTCGTCACGCTGCCCGTCGCCCGCCAACGGACCGTGCCGATTCTCGTCACGCCCCACGGCTCGATCAAAGACTCGACCGAGATCCTCGAGTTCGTCGATCGCGCGCTCGACGAACCGCGCCGCCTATTTCCGCACGAGCCGCAGCTCCGCCGCGAGGTCGTCGACCTCGAAGGCGCCTTCGACCGGCGACTCGGCCCGGCGACGCGACGGTTCGCGTATTTTTATCTCACACAGGACCCCGACGTCTTTGTGAAGACGGTGACGGCGGGCATGGGTCCGCTTCCGCGCGGCGTCGCGGGGGCGCTCGCGACGCCGCTGATCGTCGCCATGCGGCGCGGGCTCAAGCTCACCAAAGAAGGCGCCGAGCGGTCGCGCGCGCGCATTCACGAGGCCTTCGAGATGGTGGAAGCGCGGCTCGCCGACGGGCGACGCTACCTCACCGGTGAGCGCTTCACGGCCGCCGACTTGACGTTCGCCGCGCTTGGAGCCCCTGTCGTGCTCCCGCCGGAGTACGGCTCATGGCTGCCCGCGCTCGGGTCCCTCCCGACTTTCGCAGACGATCTCGAAGCGTTTCGAGGACGCCCCGCAGGGCAGTTCATCTTGCGACTCTTCCGCGAGGACCGGGGCCGGCGTTCAACCAAAGACGCGCAACAAAGATCCGTGAACGGGCTCGTCTAGCGCTCGCCGGGCTGCACGCCTCGCGACGGCGAAGGCCTTCCGGCCCTCGCCCAGGGCGAAGGGCCCCGAGCGCGGGAGGTCTTCGATCACCAGCGACACCATGTCGTCGCGACTCGGGACACGTGTCGCGTCACCGTCGCGGCGGCGCCACGGACTGCGAGACGCGATGTGGTGGAAGAGGACGCGCTCACCCTCGCGCTCTGGCATCCCGAGGATGCCGGGCCGATCGGCAACGCCGCCGTCGACGTACACGCGCGCGCCGATACGGACCGGGTGAAAGAGAAGCGGCACCGCGCAGGACGCGTGAACGGCGGCAGGGAGGTTTCCCGCAGTCATCACGCGGGTGCGCCGCGAGAGGGCGTCGAACACGCTGATCGCCACCGGCACTCGGCACTCTTCGAACCGCTGCGCGGGCAAGAGCGCCTCAAGCCGCGCGCGGAAGAGCGCGCCGCGAAGCAAGCCGAGGCCTGGCCTCGGGTCCCAAAAATCCTCGCGATGGAGGGCCATCAGTGTCTGCTCGAGGGTGGTAGCGGCGACGCCCGCAGCCCAGCTCGCTGTCACGAGCGCGCCGGCGCTCGAACCGCTGACGCGTGACGGCAATAGACCTTCGTCCTCGAGGACCGAAAGCACGCCGGTGTGCGCGAAGAACGCGAAGAAGCCCGACGACATGGCGAGACCGAAGGGTCCTTCCTTGAGCCAATCCCGAAGCGTCGGCGCGACCATGCGTCAACCCACCGGTGGCGCCGAAGGAGGGCCGTTGGGGGGCGCTGCGAGGCGCAGCGCAGCGATGTCATGCAGCGCCGCCGCGAGGACAGCGGCGACGAGCGCCTCTCCCTTTTCACGCGTCGCGAGGGTCGCGTCGCCGTATACCCCCGTGGGCGAATAGAGGGCTTCCGCGTTCCCATCGCGCGTCAGTCGAAAGGACCTCCGCTCGTGAATGTCCCTTACCGCCTTGCCCATGTCCACGCGGTGAGGAGAGAGCGCGAGCATCATGGAGGTTTCGCCCTCGTCCGCGTGGGTGCCCGCCTCCTGCGCGAGGAGCGAACGCTCCACGGGTTCGAGCGCGGCTCGAAGGTCTGTGAACGCCATCAGCAACCCGCGGGCGCGCAGCGCCGCGGCCGCCGCCTCGAGGGGGCGCATCGTGGAGACGCCGGTGTTGAGGACGTAGAACCGCCGCGGGCCAAAGGCGGCGAGGCTCGCGCAGACGTCGACGACGAGATCGCGCGCGGTCGTTTCGCGGAGCGTCGTCGAGCCCGGGTATTCCACGAACGCCGGGTAGTGGTGGTAGGTCAGCGTCGGAGCGGCGATCAGCGGGAGCGGCTCTCGCGAGAGGAGGCGGTCGCGAAGCGCCTCCGCGAGGCGCGCGTCGTTGTCGAGGCGCAGGTGCGGGCCGTGCTCCTTGGCCGCGGCGCCGAGCGGCAACAGAACGACGGCGTCGGCCGTGAGGTGCCGCTCGGCTTCGAGCCACGTGAGATCCGAGAGCAGCACGCTAGTGCACCGCCGCCCGGATGAGCGCAAGCTCCGCCTTACGCGGTGCACGAGCGAATTCGCGGGGGTGAATTCGCCGGTTGGGCGAAGCCCAAGGGATTCGGCTAGTGCACCGGCGCCTCGAGCAGCGAGGCGACCGCAAGCGGACGTTGATGGAACATCGACGGCGGTGCACTAGAACTCGAGCGTCCCTAAGAGCTCGAAGAGCGCAAAGAGCGAAGGCGCGTCGGCATGCTCGAAGACAACGCCGCAGCGCACGCCCGAGGGGCGGCCGGCCTGGGTCCACGCGACGCGCCCGCGCACGTGCAAGGGATCCCACAGCGTGGGAGCCATCATCTCGACGACGAGCCGGTCGCCGCGCTCGACGAGCTCCGAAAATTCGAGGGCGGCGCCGCCGAGTCCAAGGTCGATGACCTTGCCCTCTACCCGCCACCCGGCGAGCGGGTGGGAGATGCTGGCCACGAGCCCCGCCTTCCGGCGGTCGTGGGCGCGAAAGGGTCTTTGGTCGAGATCAGGCATGAACCCGCGTGAAAAGAGAGGTCACTCTCCCCAAGTTAGCGCTCCTTGGGAGATCCCGGCTACGATTGAGAAGCTCGACTACCGCGAAGGGGCTCGTCACGAGGGCCCGTCATGGTCTCGTCGCGCCAGGTGAAGACCGATGAGCCAGGATACTCGCAAAGACCCGCGCGCGAAGATCGTCAGCCTCAATGTCAGGTACAAGAGCGCGACCGTCGACGAGTTCATCGAGAACCACTCGCACGACGTGAGCCGAGGCGGCCTCTTCATCAAGACAGCGACGCCGTTCGCCCAGGGCACGCTCTTGAAGTTCGAGATTCGCCTCGCGAGCGACCAGGCCGTGATTGCGGGTGTTGGCCGCGTCGTGTGGAAGCGTGAGCCGGGACAGGCCGCCGCCGACAGGCCGGCGGGCATGGGCGTCAAGTTCATCAAGATCGACGACCGCTCCCGCGGCATCATCGATCGCTTGGCAAGCAACAAGGCCAATGCAGGCTTCGCCTACTCGTCGGGCTCCGGTGTCGACGACGAAGTCACCACGGTCCGTCCCTCGGTCGCGCCGCGTACCGAGCTACCGTCCCTCAAGCCCACGGTCTCCGGGATGCCCGCCGTGTCGGAGCCGCCGACGTCGCTGGCGCCGACCGGCGGCGCGGTGCAGCGCTCATCGGTCTCCGACGCAGTCGCAACGCCCGTCGTCCCGAGCGGTGGCGGCTTCTTCCCGTCGACGAACAGCGAAGAGGACATGCCCCCGCCACAAGAGCGCACGATGATGCGACAGGCAGCCGAGCTCCTCGAAGAGGCGCTGAAGGCTTCCGGCGGCTCGATGGACGAGGTGGCAGAGGTCGCTCACAACCCGCTGTTCAAGGGCGTGGCCGACGCGCCCCCGAAGGAAGAGAACCGGCGCGAAGAGGCGACCATCGGAGGCTTTCCTGCGTCCGTGACGCCCACGCCGGCGGTCGTTACACCCGCGCAAGCCGCGGCCGACGCCTCGAACGAGTTGGCGGCGCCACGCCGCTCAACGCCGCCTCCACCGGACCGCGGCTCAGCACCACCGCCGCGCGCCTCCGAACAGCCACGGCCGTCGCTCGCGGGCCGTCCCGTTCGCGCGACCGACATGTTGGCCGACAGCGCGCCGAAAAAGGGTGGCGGTGGAATGTTCGCCGCCGCCGTCGCGGTCCTCGCGCTCGGTGGCGGCCTCGTCTACGCGTACCAAGCGGGGATGTTGTCGGAAGGCGAGAAGCGAACCGGCACGCCTGCCCCCTCGGCGCCGGCGCTTGTTCCGAGCACCGCGGCGACGGTCGTGCAGGCTTCACCGGCGCCGTCGTCGACCACAACCACAACGCCGTCGGCCGTTGCGTCCACAAGCGCGAAGCCGGCAGAAACGGCCGCTGCGCCTACCGTGTCCGCGAGCGCGCCGGCGCCCGCCATTTCGGCCCCGGTGGCCGTCGCCATCGGCAAGCCAGAGACCAAGCCCGTCGAAGCGAAGCCCGAGCGACCGCGAAAGCCGGAGCCGAAGCCCGTCGAAGCGGCCGAGGTGAAGCCGGTGGAAGCCAAGCCGGCGGAAAAGCCGGCGGAGCCGAAGCCCGCTGAGGCGAAGCCAGTAGAGGCCAAGCCCGTCGAAGCGAAGCCCGCGGAACCCAAGCCGGCGGAACCGAAGCCAGCAGAGGCCAAACCCGTTGAGGCCAAGCCGGCCGAGCCTGCACCGAAAAAGAAGCCGAAGAAGGAAGACTCCGACAACCCGTATTGAGCGCGCCCGTTCGCTACGGACAGCTTTCGGCGGGCGCGATGCAGGTCACGCGGCCACCCTTCCGGCAGCAGACCTGGCTACGACGGCACTCCGAGCAGTCCTTGCGGCACTCGTTGCCGGAAGAACCCTTCTGCGGACACTCGCCCCGGCACGCGTAGTCGCCGCAACACTCGGTGCCATTCGGCGGCTGGTTGGGGCACCCGAGAGCGCCACCCTCGACCTCGGCGGTCGCACTGGCATCGAGCGCGCTCGGAGGGCCGCCCTCGGACGTGCTTGGTGTGCCGCCGTCGGGTGACGGGGCGAAAGAGCCATCGGCGCTCTCGAAGACGACGTTCGGTACCGTTCCGCATCCGATGCAGATTGCAACAAACCAAGCCCCGGCAGCCCGCATCAGAAAGGTCCTCCGAACGTCAGAGCGAAGCCGTTCGCCTGAGGAACAAGCCTAGCAGCCGCAGGCGGCACGTTCGAACGGGGCATGGTCGAGCGATACAAGAGCACACCGCCGACTCCCGCCGACACCGCGCCGAGTAGGCCACAGGCGATCCCCACGGGAACCATCGCCTTGGCGCGATCTTGCGCGCTCACGACCTCGCCTCTGCGAGCCTCGGGGCAGCGATTACCGGGGCACGCGTCTTCGACGGTGGCGATGGCATTTTGCCGCACAATCACGGTGACGCCGGACGCCACCAAGAGCCCCGCGCCCGCGCCAATCAGGGCCCAGCCGAGGGCCGGCGACGGCGCGGGTTCGACCGGTGGCGGCGGTGCCGCGAGGGCTACGTCGAGCGGGACCGACAATGAAACGCCAGCCCCTTCCGAGAGCGTCACGTCGGTCGCGTAGGGCGGGACGCCCGTGGCTCGGCCAGCCACCTTGTGCGCTCCCGGGTCGAGCGGTAGCGGACGCCCGAGGTCGGTCGGTGCGACCGGCTTCTCGTCGACGAGAACCACGGCGTCGCTAGGCGCCTTGGGCGAGAGCGTGAGGGTGAGCGTCGGCATGCGCCGCGCGATGGCCTCGGCCTTGTCGCGAGAAGCGGTGACGAGCTCCTTCTGCGAAGGGTCCGCGGAAGCCGCGTCGGCAGCGCTCGCGTACACCTTCTGCGCCTCTCGGAGTTGCCCGAGCGCCTCAAGGCACGCTCCCACACGAAAGCGCACGGCCGCCGTGTCGCGAACAGCTTGCACCTTGCGAAACTTGCCGAGGGCGACCTCGAACTGGCCCGACTCTTCGTCCTTGACCGCTTCCGTGAAGAGCTTCCGCGCGGCGGTCACGTCGACGTCGGACTGCGCTCGGGCGCTGGACGCTAAGAACGCTAGCGCCAAGCACGTTGCCCAAAGCACTCGTCGCGCCACCATGGCCAGGTACCTTACCACCGCATGCTCAGCGCACTCGACAGCATTGTGGTGCGTGGAGAGCCACTCCTCGCGTAGCATCGGCCGATGAACGAGCGTGGCGGAGCGGACAAGACCGTCGCCGTAGAGACTCGAGCGCGGACCGGCATGACCGTGCCCCGTCTCGTCGCGGCGTCGGGACCGATGGCTGGTCGGGCCTTCGCCATGGCATCGTCTCTGGCAACCGTCGGTCGCCACTCGACCAACGACTTCGTCATCGACGATCCGAAGGTCAGCGGAGTGCACCTCGAGCTTCGGCGTGTCGCCGATCGCATCCACGTGCGCGATGCCGGCAGCACCAACGGTACCTGGCTGGGGCGGCAGCGCCTCATCGAGGCGGAGCTGCAATCAGGGGCTGAGCTCACCATCGGAGAGACGACGCTACGCCTCGACGTGGACGACGCCGTCGTGCCGTCACCGATGTCCGATGGCGAGACGTTCGGCGAGCTCATTGGCCGAAGTCCGGCGATGCGAGAGCTCTTCGCCACGCTCGAACGAATCGCAAAAAAGGACATCGGCGTCTTGGTGCAAGGCGAGACGGGCACCGGCAAGGAGGAGGTCGCGCGCGCACTCCACAGCCGCAGCAACCGCAGCGAAAAGCCGTTCGTGGTGATCGACGCGACATCGCTTCCCGAGGCCCTGGCCGAATCGCTCCTCTTCGGCCAAGAGAAGGGCGCCCCGGGCGGCGCCGGCGAAGCGCACATTGGCTATTTCGAGGCCGCCAACGGCGGGACCGTCTTCCTCGATGAGATCGGTGAACTGAGCTCGTCGCTGCAGGCGAGGTTCCTCCGCATCCTTGAGCGGCAAGAGGTGATGCGCGTCGGTGGCGCCACGCCTATCAAGCTAGACGTCCGCGTCATCGCGGCGACGCACCGCGACTTGAGGCACGAGCTGGAGGCGGGCCGGTTCCGGGAAGATCTCTACTTCCGGCTGGCACCGGTGCGCTTGCTCCTGCCGGCGCTCCGCGATCGCCTCGAAGACATCCCGATCCTTTGCCAGAAGCTCCTGGCGCGCGTCGCGAAGGAGCGCGGCGCCGCACAAGGCACGCTCATCGAGCAAGCGGCGTTGGACTTCCTCGCCGCGCAACCTTGGCCCGGCAACGTCCGCGAGCTCATGAACGTCTTGGCGCGGGCCGCGGCCTTGGCGTCGGATGACCTGATTCGCCGCTCCGACGTGGCCGGAGAAGGGTTCGGCTTCCGCGGGACGCCCGAAGAACGCAACCCGCTCGACGTGTCGGGCACCTTTGGCACGGCCAAGGAGCGCGCCGTCGGACGTTTCGAGGCGGCGTACCTCTCGGCGCTCATGAAGCGATGCAAGGGCAACCTGTCGCTGGCGTCGCGCGAAGCCGACTTGGCGCGGCATCACCTGCGTGACCTCTTGAAAAAGCGGGGCCTCTACGGCCTTAGCTGGGACGAGCCCGAATA from Myxococcales bacterium includes these protein-coding regions:
- a CDS encoding serine/threonine protein kinase, which produces MSNDRTVSSTGAARSSARPPESLVGTVIQGRYRIDQLVGEGGMAAVYRAHHLHMRKDVAVKVLHAEMTRMREVVQRFEREAMAAAHIEHPNVAAAKDFGQLEDGSFFLVLEFVDGKSLRDLIAEGPLPLGRALRVLHQIAAALQRAHSLGIVHRDLKPENVMLVEREGETDFVKVLDFGIAKVPIGEISADGAPPGTALTQLGMVYGTPEYMAPEQALGQAVDPRADIYSLGVITFEMLAGVRPFEHASKVTLLGMHVTAPVPRIADKAPLVVVPEEIEAIIRKTLEKEAGHRYADSKELLEAIDAVWTGDYGPTMSVGPRGSLAGRPSTPQAEALPVSAPLPGAPAIVTGRQPPISPLVRMRENLLVQYRDNPRPFVIGGAAAFASVALLVLLARGGSSPTTPTTPTAPSSTTNADTPPATSDGATNTAPSATSSANPDVEARITAGVAAIERGDYGTGISSLAELEKDLAGRPEIHRALEKAYTATRKPKEALRQAALLIKADGRAANDLKLAENVRNAAVGRDAADDAFLLLESGMGTMGGEILYDIAYGASGAQYPAAAVRAQKALQKADARKIATPGLQVTLELRAAASCEAKRALLAKAREVGDSRTATVLKPHLSTRGCGFANARDCWPCLRKDNILVRTIQAIEERQR
- a CDS encoding glutathione S-transferase family protein; translated protein: MPLTLVTIAPSHYCEKARWALDRAGMRYEERRHIPLLHYVVTLPVARQRTVPILVTPHGSIKDSTEILEFVDRALDEPRRLFPHEPQLRREVVDLEGAFDRRLGPATRRFAYFYLTQDPDVFVKTVTAGMGPLPRGVAGALATPLIVAMRRGLKLTKEGAERSRARIHEAFEMVEARLADGRRYLTGERFTAADLTFAALGAPVVLPPEYGSWLPALGSLPTFADDLEAFRGRPAGQFILRLFREDRGRRSTKDAQQRSVNGLV
- a CDS encoding patatin-like phospholipase family protein — encoded protein: MVAPTLRDWLKEGPFGLAMSSGFFAFFAHTGVLSVLEDEGLLPSRVSGSSAGALVTASWAAGVAATTLEQTLMALHREDFWDPRPGLGLLRGALFRARLEALLPAQRFEECRVPVAISVFDALSRRTRVMTAGNLPAAVHASCAVPLLFHPVRIGARVYVDGGVADRPGILGMPEREGERVLFHHIASRSPWRRRDGDATRVPSRDDMVSLVIEDLPRSGPFALGEGRKAFAVARRAARRALDEPVHGSLLRVFG
- a CDS encoding creatininase family protein yields the protein MLLSDLTWLEAERHLTADAVVLLPLGAAAKEHGPHLRLDNDARLAEALRDRLLSREPLPLIAAPTLTYHHYPAFVEYPGSTTLRETTARDLVVDVCASLAAFGPRRFYVLNTGVSTMRPLEAAAAALRARGLLMAFTDLRAALEPVERSLLAQEAGTHADEGETSMMLALSPHRVDMGKAVRDIHERRSFRLTRDGNAEALYSPTGVYGDATLATREKGEALVAAVLAAALHDIAALRLAAPPNGPPSAPPVG
- a CDS encoding PilZ domain-containing protein encodes the protein MASISHPLAGWRVEGKVIDLGLGGAALEFSELVERGDRLVVEMMAPTLWDPLHVRGRVAWTQAGRPSGVRCGVVFEHADAPSLFALFELLGTLEF
- a CDS encoding TIGR02266 family protein; the protein is MSQDTRKDPRAKIVSLNVRYKSATVDEFIENHSHDVSRGGLFIKTATPFAQGTLLKFEIRLASDQAVIAGVGRVVWKREPGQAAADRPAGMGVKFIKIDDRSRGIIDRLASNKANAGFAYSSGSGVDDEVTTVRPSVAPRTELPSLKPTVSGMPAVSEPPTSLAPTGGAVQRSSVSDAVATPVVPSGGGFFPSTNSEEDMPPPQERTMMRQAAELLEEALKASGGSMDEVAEVAHNPLFKGVADAPPKEENRREEATIGGFPASVTPTPAVVTPAQAAADASNELAAPRRSTPPPPDRGSAPPPRASEQPRPSLAGRPVRATDMLADSAPKKGGGGMFAAAVAVLALGGGLVYAYQAGMLSEGEKRTGTPAPSAPALVPSTAATVVQASPAPSSTTTTTPSAVASTSAKPAETAAAPTVSASAPAPAISAPVAVAIGKPETKPVEAKPERPRKPEPKPVEAAEVKPVEAKPAEKPAEPKPAEAKPVEAKPVEAKPAEPKPAEPKPAEAKPVEAKPAEPAPKKKPKKEDSDNPY
- a CDS encoding sigma 54-dependent Fis family transcriptional regulator, whose amino-acid sequence is MNERGGADKTVAVETRARTGMTVPRLVAASGPMAGRAFAMASSLATVGRHSTNDFVIDDPKVSGVHLELRRVADRIHVRDAGSTNGTWLGRQRLIEAELQSGAELTIGETTLRLDVDDAVVPSPMSDGETFGELIGRSPAMRELFATLERIAKKDIGVLVQGETGTGKEEVARALHSRSNRSEKPFVVIDATSLPEALAESLLFGQEKGAPGGAGEAHIGYFEAANGGTVFLDEIGELSSSLQARFLRILERQEVMRVGGATPIKLDVRVIAATHRDLRHELEAGRFREDLYFRLAPVRLLLPALRDRLEDIPILCQKLLARVAKERGAAQGTLIEQAALDFLAAQPWPGNVRELMNVLARAAALASDDLIRRSDVAGEGFGFRGTPEERNPLDVSGTFGTAKERAVGRFEAAYLSALMKRCKGNLSLASREADLARHHLRDLLKKRGLYGLSWDEPE